A stretch of the Streptomyces sp. NBC_00078 genome encodes the following:
- the lysX gene encoding bifunctional lysylphosphatidylglycerol synthetase/lysine--tRNA ligase LysX, with protein sequence MSATAEVSPPKDTTGRIRPPGHGPMSKVPEAFAAFFGALGLLCVLLALIPPLRALLRPVVRFLDLLIVPVSANLAYAVFLFLLAAATAARKKIAWWLVVVYLGLLVLDDVLGVALGLYAESIPSLVVCSLALTLLIVARREFYAASRRAAVRRALLVLLAGLAVGILVGWGLVELFPGTLPRGQRLPWAANRVLGGLVSGRSFDGRPPRALFFLLGLFGALALLNAAATLFRSQRMESALHGDEEPRLRALLGAYGEQDSLGYFATRRDKAVVFSRSGKAAVTYRVEAGVCLASGDPVGDREAWPHAIAAWLDVARRHAWAPAAMGASEDGAKAFARAGLGALQLGDEAILNVAGFDLDGRDMRVTRQAVHRVRRTGAHCRVRRHATLTDEEMEAVVDKADAWRDTETERGFSMALDRLGDPSDGDCLLVEALSEDGRLLALLSFVPWGRDGVSLDLMRRDRSAPNGVMEFMVADLCAAAPKLGVRRISLNFAVFRSAFEEGARIGAGPVLRLWRRLLLFFSRWWQLEALYRSNAKYHPEWYPRFICYGDTGSLARIGLASAIAEGFVSVPSLRKLWGKGHPRGASRPATTEGLPSLSALGLAGGDEAGPGDPHAGLPEQVRIRHRTLDRLRADGTDPYPVGIPQRTHALADVREGEQVTVAGRIMLVRDFGGIVFAVLRDWSGDRQLALTHEDSGPALDRFTADTDIGDHITATGRAGISDKGELTVFVTSWQLVGKCLRPLPDKRRGLADPEAKVRMRYLDLVSSPEARAVVRARSTAVQALRQGLLERGYLEVETPMLQQIHGGANARPFTTHINAYDLDLYLRIAPELYLKRLCVGGMEKVFELGRTFRNEGVSYKHNPEFTMLEAYQAFADYDVMLDLARELIQGAATAAFGSPVAHKDGKVYDISGAWPVKTVHGAISEALGEEIDADTDLEALLRLCDRAGVPYTADDGRGDVVLEMYERLVEEKTRLPTFYKDFPTDVSPLTRQHRTDPRLAERWDLVAFGTELGTAYSELTDPVEQRRRLTAQSLLAAGGDPEAMELDEDFLDALEYAMPPTGGLGIGVDRLVMFLTGLTIRETLPFPLVRRR encoded by the coding sequence ATGAGTGCCACAGCGGAGGTCTCTCCGCCCAAGGACACCACCGGCCGGATACGGCCGCCCGGCCACGGGCCGATGAGCAAGGTGCCCGAGGCCTTCGCGGCCTTCTTCGGCGCCCTCGGACTGCTCTGCGTGCTGCTGGCGCTCATCCCACCGCTGCGCGCCCTGCTGCGCCCGGTGGTCCGCTTCCTCGACCTGCTCATCGTCCCGGTCAGCGCCAACCTCGCCTACGCCGTCTTCCTCTTCCTGCTCGCCGCCGCGACCGCCGCCCGCAAGAAGATCGCCTGGTGGCTGGTCGTCGTCTACCTGGGACTGCTGGTCCTCGACGACGTCCTCGGCGTGGCGTTGGGCCTGTACGCCGAGTCCATCCCCTCGCTCGTCGTCTGCTCCCTCGCGCTGACCCTGCTGATCGTCGCCCGCCGGGAGTTCTACGCCGCCTCCCGCCGCGCCGCCGTCCGACGCGCCCTGCTCGTGCTGCTCGCCGGGCTCGCCGTCGGCATCCTCGTCGGCTGGGGCCTGGTGGAGCTGTTCCCCGGCACGCTCCCACGCGGCCAGCGCCTGCCATGGGCCGCCAACCGGGTCCTGGGCGGTCTGGTCTCGGGCCGTTCCTTCGACGGCCGCCCACCCCGAGCCCTGTTCTTCCTGCTCGGCCTGTTCGGCGCCCTCGCCCTGCTCAACGCCGCCGCCACCCTGTTCCGTTCGCAGCGAATGGAATCCGCCCTGCACGGTGACGAGGAGCCCCGCCTCCGCGCCCTCCTGGGGGCCTACGGCGAGCAGGACTCCCTCGGCTACTTCGCCACCCGCCGCGACAAGGCCGTCGTCTTCTCGCGCAGCGGCAAGGCCGCCGTCACCTACCGCGTCGAAGCCGGCGTCTGCCTTGCCAGCGGTGACCCCGTGGGCGACCGTGAGGCGTGGCCGCACGCCATCGCCGCCTGGCTGGACGTGGCCCGCCGACACGCCTGGGCCCCCGCCGCGATGGGCGCCTCGGAGGACGGCGCCAAGGCCTTCGCCCGCGCCGGACTCGGCGCGCTGCAACTCGGCGACGAGGCGATCCTGAACGTCGCCGGCTTCGACCTCGACGGCCGCGACATGCGGGTCACCCGGCAGGCCGTGCACCGGGTCCGCCGCACCGGTGCCCACTGCCGCGTCCGCCGCCACGCCACCCTGACCGACGAGGAGATGGAGGCGGTCGTCGACAAGGCCGATGCCTGGCGCGACACCGAGACCGAACGCGGCTTCTCCATGGCCCTGGACCGCCTCGGCGACCCGTCCGACGGCGACTGCCTCCTCGTAGAAGCCCTCAGCGAGGACGGCCGCCTCCTCGCCCTGCTTTCCTTCGTGCCCTGGGGCCGCGACGGCGTCTCCCTCGACCTGATGCGCCGTGACCGCAGCGCACCCAACGGGGTCATGGAGTTCATGGTCGCCGACCTGTGCGCCGCCGCCCCGAAGCTGGGCGTCCGCAGGATCTCCCTCAACTTCGCCGTCTTCCGCTCGGCCTTCGAGGAGGGCGCCCGCATCGGCGCCGGACCCGTCCTCAGGCTGTGGCGGCGCCTGTTGCTGTTCTTCTCCCGTTGGTGGCAGCTGGAGGCCCTGTACCGCTCCAACGCCAAGTACCACCCCGAGTGGTACCCCCGCTTCATCTGCTACGGGGACACCGGCTCGCTCGCCCGTATCGGCCTGGCCTCCGCCATCGCCGAAGGCTTCGTTTCCGTACCGTCCCTGCGCAAACTCTGGGGAAAGGGGCACCCGAGGGGCGCGTCCAGGCCCGCGACGACCGAGGGCCTGCCGTCGCTGTCGGCGCTCGGCCTCGCCGGAGGGGACGAGGCCGGGCCCGGCGATCCGCATGCCGGCCTGCCCGAACAGGTCCGCATCCGGCACCGCACCCTCGACCGGCTGCGCGCCGACGGCACCGACCCCTACCCCGTCGGCATACCGCAGCGCACCCACGCCCTCGCCGACGTCCGCGAGGGCGAGCAGGTCACCGTCGCGGGCCGCATCATGCTGGTCCGCGACTTCGGCGGCATCGTCTTCGCCGTACTGCGCGACTGGTCAGGCGACCGCCAACTCGCCCTCACCCATGAGGACTCCGGTCCCGCCCTGGACCGCTTCACCGCCGACACCGACATCGGCGACCACATCACCGCCACCGGCCGCGCGGGCATCAGCGACAAGGGCGAGCTGACCGTCTTCGTCACCTCCTGGCAGCTCGTGGGCAAGTGCCTGCGCCCGCTGCCCGACAAGCGCAGGGGCCTCGCCGACCCCGAGGCCAAGGTCCGCATGCGCTACCTCGACCTGGTCTCCAGCCCCGAGGCCCGCGCGGTGGTCCGCGCCCGCTCCACCGCCGTACAGGCCCTGCGCCAGGGCCTGTTGGAGCGCGGCTACCTCGAGGTCGAGACGCCGATGCTGCAGCAGATCCACGGCGGCGCCAACGCCCGCCCCTTCACCACCCACATCAACGCCTACGACCTCGACCTCTACCTGCGTATCGCCCCCGAGCTGTATCTGAAGCGGTTGTGCGTCGGCGGGATGGAGAAGGTCTTCGAGCTGGGCCGCACCTTCCGCAACGAGGGCGTCTCCTACAAGCACAACCCCGAGTTCACGATGCTGGAGGCCTACCAGGCCTTCGCCGACTACGACGTGATGCTCGACCTCGCCCGTGAACTGATCCAGGGCGCGGCCACCGCCGCCTTCGGCTCACCCGTCGCCCACAAGGACGGCAAGGTGTACGACATCTCCGGGGCCTGGCCGGTCAAGACGGTCCACGGCGCGATCTCCGAGGCGCTGGGGGAGGAGATCGACGCGGACACGGACCTGGAGGCGCTGCTACGGCTGTGCGACCGGGCCGGCGTCCCGTACACCGCCGACGACGGCCGCGGCGACGTCGTACTCGAAATGTACGAACGCCTCGTCGAGGAGAAGACCCGACTCCCCACCTTCTACAAGGACTTCCCGACCGACGTCTCCCCTCTGACCCGCCAGCACCGCACCGACCCGCGACTGGCCGAGCGCTGGGACCTGGTCGCCTTCGGCACTGAACTCGGCACCGCCTACTCCGAGTTGACGGACCCCGTCGAACAGCGTCGCCGCCTCACCGCCCAGTCACTGCTGGCCGCCGGGGGAGACCCCGAGGCGATGGAGCTGGACGAGGACTTCCTCGACGCCCTCGAATACGCGATGCCGCCCACCGGAGGCCTGGGCATCGGCGTCGACCGGCTGGTCATGTTCCTCACGGGCCTGACGATCCGCGAGACGCTGCCGTTCCCCCTGGTACGCCGTCGCTGA
- a CDS encoding SCO0930 family lipoprotein — MKTSWRSASYVVGAAAMLALTTACGQDSGTSSVGSQNVGATAAAGDYGSVGAGGTTAASPSNGYGADGQGSAAQASAAGKLAVTQNAELGKVLTDGGGLTLYRFDADTAEPPKSSCDGDCAKTWPPVPADDATAGAGIDKALLGEVTRADGTKQLTISGWPAYRYAKDSKAGDTTGQGVGGKWYALAPDGKKATLASLPGLSVRTDPKLGKIVVDKNGMTVYRFLKDVAWPDPISNCTGSCLDKWPAVAPVEPNDTKGIEKKGLMGFTRPDGVKQMTVDCWPAYTFSGDNAPGQTNGQGVGGTWYAMAPDGKPVGAPKK, encoded by the coding sequence ATGAAGACCTCCTGGCGGAGCGCCTCGTATGTGGTGGGCGCCGCGGCCATGCTGGCCCTGACGACGGCGTGCGGCCAGGACAGCGGCACTTCCTCCGTGGGCAGTCAGAACGTGGGGGCCACGGCCGCGGCGGGCGATTACGGCAGCGTCGGCGCCGGTGGCACGACCGCCGCCAGCCCCAGCAACGGCTACGGGGCCGACGGGCAGGGCTCCGCGGCCCAGGCCTCGGCCGCGGGCAAGCTTGCCGTCACCCAGAACGCCGAGCTGGGCAAGGTGCTGACGGACGGCGGCGGTCTGACCCTGTACCGCTTCGACGCGGACACCGCCGAGCCGCCCAAGTCGAGCTGCGACGGCGACTGTGCCAAGACCTGGCCGCCGGTTCCCGCGGACGACGCCACGGCCGGGGCGGGCATCGACAAGGCACTGCTCGGTGAGGTCACCCGGGCCGACGGCACCAAGCAGCTGACCATCAGCGGCTGGCCCGCGTACCGCTATGCGAAGGACTCCAAGGCCGGGGACACCACCGGTCAGGGCGTGGGCGGCAAGTGGTACGCGCTCGCCCCCGACGGCAAGAAGGCCACGCTCGCGAGCCTGCCGGGTCTGTCCGTGCGCACCGACCCCAAGCTCGGCAAGATCGTCGTCGACAAGAACGGCATGACGGTCTACCGCTTCCTGAAGGACGTGGCCTGGCCCGACCCGATCTCCAACTGCACCGGTTCCTGCCTGGACAAGTGGCCGGCCGTCGCCCCGGTCGAGCCCAACGACACCAAGGGCATCGAGAAGAAGGGCCTGATGGGCTTCACCCGCCCCGACGGCGTCAAGCAGATGACCGTCGACTGCTGGCCGGCGTACACCTTCTCCGGTGACAACGCACCCGGGCAGACCAACGGCCAGGGCGTGGGCGGCACGTGGTACGCCATGGCGCCCGACGGAAAGCCGGTCGGCGCGCCGAAGAAGTAG
- a CDS encoding SAM-dependent methyltransferase has protein sequence MERPAWAPRSIDISVPSVSRIYDYYLGGSHNFEVDREAARKAMEFMPGLPKIMQANRAFMRRAVRFAVGEGIDQFLDIGSGIPTFGNSHEVAQSARPGARVVYVDHDPVAVAHSEAVLAGNEGAGVIAADLRKPQEILASAEVGRLIDLNRPVALLLVAILHFVEDEDDPYGAVAELRDALAPGSLLILTHASYEGIPLPAERAAGTVDVYKDIRNPLIMRSRDDIARFFEGYDMVEPGLVSMPHWRPETAPEDEDPYAFSGFAGVGRTA, from the coding sequence ATGGAGCGTCCCGCCTGGGCCCCACGAAGCATCGACATCTCGGTGCCGAGCGTCTCGCGCATCTACGACTACTACCTGGGCGGTTCGCACAACTTCGAGGTCGACCGGGAGGCGGCCCGCAAGGCGATGGAGTTCATGCCGGGGCTGCCCAAGATCATGCAGGCGAACCGTGCCTTCATGCGCCGGGCCGTGCGCTTCGCCGTGGGCGAGGGCATCGACCAGTTCCTGGACATCGGTTCGGGCATTCCCACCTTCGGCAACTCCCACGAGGTGGCCCAGTCGGCCCGGCCCGGCGCGCGCGTCGTGTACGTCGACCACGACCCGGTCGCCGTCGCGCACAGCGAGGCGGTCCTCGCGGGCAACGAGGGCGCGGGCGTCATCGCCGCCGACCTCCGTAAGCCCCAGGAGATCCTCGCGAGCGCCGAGGTGGGGCGCCTGATCGACCTGAACCGGCCAGTGGCGCTGCTTCTCGTTGCCATACTGCACTTCGTGGAAGACGAGGACGACCCGTACGGGGCGGTGGCCGAACTGCGCGACGCGCTCGCGCCCGGCAGCCTGCTGATCCTCACCCATGCCTCGTACGAGGGAATCCCGCTCCCCGCCGAGCGGGCGGCGGGCACGGTGGACGTGTACAAGGACATTCGCAACCCGCTGATCATGCGTTCGCGCGACGACATCGCGCGGTTCTTCGAGGGGTACGACATGGTGGAACCGGGACTGGTGTCGATGCCGCACTGGCGGCCGGAGACGGCACCGGAGGACGAGGATCCCTATGCCTTCTCCGGGTTCGCCGGCGTGGGGCGTACGGCGTGA
- a CDS encoding polysaccharide deacetylase family protein gives MQKDQLLTRRRALIAGAAVLGAAGTGGALAMTGGEEPVRRAPAPAAPAAGPQAGSLRPSAYRLRPLTGYGGPPRAAPGRTPVRHEPFLRMSGRGRTMVLTFDDGPDPRYTPHILDTLAEHDVRAMFFVCGEMAVDNQDLLARMADDGHIVGNHTWTHPLLTRLKRSRIRSEMERTSDVIEKAYGERPVWFRAPYGAWNRAAFQLGAEMGMEPLAWTVDSLDWTTPGTRTIVHRVENGAAPGVVVLSHDAGGNRSQSVRALRSYLPQLLDSGYHITLPRRRHA, from the coding sequence ATGCAGAAGGATCAGTTGCTCACGCGGCGCCGGGCGTTGATCGCGGGCGCCGCCGTTCTGGGCGCGGCCGGCACCGGTGGCGCCCTCGCGATGACTGGGGGCGAGGAGCCGGTCCGGCGAGCCCCCGCCCCCGCTGCCCCCGCCGCCGGCCCCCAGGCCGGCTCGCTCAGGCCCTCCGCCTATCGTCTTCGGCCCCTGACCGGGTACGGGGGGCCGCCGCGTGCGGCACCCGGCAGGACGCCCGTGCGGCACGAGCCGTTCCTGCGCATGTCCGGCCGCGGTCGCACGATGGTGCTGACCTTCGACGACGGACCCGACCCCCGCTACACCCCGCACATCCTGGACACTCTGGCCGAGCACGATGTCCGCGCCATGTTCTTCGTGTGCGGGGAGATGGCCGTCGACAACCAGGACCTGCTGGCCCGGATGGCCGACGACGGCCACATCGTCGGCAACCACACCTGGACCCATCCCCTGCTGACCCGTCTCAAACGCTCCCGGATCCGCTCCGAGATGGAGCGCACCAGCGACGTCATCGAGAAGGCGTACGGGGAGCGGCCCGTGTGGTTCAGGGCCCCCTACGGTGCCTGGAACCGCGCGGCCTTCCAACTCGGCGCGGAGATGGGCATGGAGCCCCTCGCCTGGACGGTCGACAGCCTCGACTGGACCACCCCCGGCACCCGCACCATCGTCCACCGTGTCGAAAACGGCGCCGCCCCCGGTGTCGTGGTGCTGTCGCACGACGCCGGGGGCAACCGTTCCCAGAGTGTCCGGGCCCTGCGCTCCTATCTTCCGCAACTACTGGATTCCGGCTACCACATCACCCTGCCGAGAAGGCGACACGCATAA
- a CDS encoding class F sortase codes for MSASELAELAEEEERRKKRAPWGVIALVLLTGLALIRNGSGEFDVGPPQPASAAAADSRVPGAPGTVQPLPYALPDRVRIPTIRVDAPVLPVGLDSDGWVAAPPPEDPNLAGWFTGGVSPGEKGTAVVVGHVDNKQGPAVFYNLGALKKGSRVEVARKDGKTAVFEIYGIEVFDKNNFPGDRVYASKGGPELRVITCGGGFSKQHGYDGNVVVFARLVEVR; via the coding sequence ATGTCTGCGTCCGAGTTGGCCGAACTGGCTGAAGAGGAGGAGCGGCGGAAGAAGCGTGCTCCTTGGGGCGTGATAGCGCTTGTTCTGCTGACCGGCCTCGCGCTCATTCGTAACGGCTCGGGAGAGTTCGACGTGGGTCCGCCGCAGCCCGCCTCCGCGGCCGCCGCCGACAGCCGCGTCCCCGGCGCCCCGGGCACCGTCCAGCCGCTGCCGTACGCCCTGCCCGACCGGGTCAGGATCCCCACGATCCGGGTCGACGCACCGGTCCTTCCCGTCGGCCTGGACTCGGACGGCTGGGTCGCGGCGCCGCCCCCGGAGGACCCGAATCTGGCGGGCTGGTTCACCGGCGGCGTCTCTCCCGGCGAGAAGGGCACCGCGGTGGTGGTGGGCCACGTCGACAACAAACAGGGCCCTGCCGTTTTCTACAACCTCGGCGCCCTGAAAAAGGGAAGTCGTGTCGAGGTCGCCCGGAAGGACGGAAAGACGGCCGTGTTCGAGATCTACGGCATCGAGGTCTTCGACAAGAACAACTTCCCCGGCGACCGCGTCTACGCGTCAAAAGGCGGCCCGGAACTGCGGGTCATCACCTGCGGGGGCGGATTCTCGAAGCAGCACGGTTACGACGGGAACGTCGTCGTCTTCGCCCGCCTGGTCGAGGTCCGCTGA
- a CDS encoding DUF4239 domain-containing protein — protein sequence MPEWLVLTLAMLAACAVVVIITFVRHRAAPEDEDPNETPDVIEYMTMWIGVVYAIVLGLAIAGVWEGRSAAQDHVQAEAVALHEISERVRVYPADVRDRIRDDVNAYVGQVVNTEWKTMADDGRLTSRGDELFARIRQDVTDYQPRTDFEAQAYQPLLDQVTAADQARNARADSMGATMPGVVWFGLLAGAVVTIGMIFALQIRRTMRELILAGMFSALIAFLLFLIWDFDAPYTRGITASASPFLNLFPHIQS from the coding sequence TTGCCGGAATGGCTTGTTCTCACCCTCGCGATGCTGGCCGCCTGCGCCGTCGTGGTCATCATCACCTTCGTGCGGCACCGGGCCGCGCCCGAGGACGAGGACCCCAACGAGACCCCGGACGTCATCGAGTACATGACCATGTGGATCGGCGTGGTGTACGCCATCGTCCTGGGCCTGGCCATCGCCGGGGTGTGGGAGGGACGCAGCGCCGCCCAGGACCATGTGCAGGCGGAGGCCGTCGCACTGCACGAGATCTCGGAGCGGGTGCGGGTCTATCCGGCCGACGTCCGTGACCGGATTCGGGACGATGTCAACGCCTATGTCGGACAGGTCGTCAACACCGAGTGGAAGACAATGGCCGACGACGGCCGCCTCACCTCGCGCGGCGACGAACTCTTCGCCCGCATCCGCCAGGACGTCACCGACTACCAGCCGAGGACGGACTTCGAGGCCCAGGCGTACCAGCCGCTCCTGGACCAGGTCACCGCGGCGGACCAGGCCCGCAACGCCCGGGCCGACTCCATGGGGGCGACCATGCCGGGTGTGGTGTGGTTCGGGCTGCTCGCCGGGGCCGTGGTCACCATCGGGATGATCTTCGCGCTGCAGATCCGGCGCACCATGCGTGAACTGATCCTCGCCGGGATGTTCTCCGCTCTGATCGCCTTCCTGCTGTTCCTCATCTGGGACTTCGACGCGCCGTACACCCGGGGCATCACCGCCTCGGCGTCACCGTTCTTGAATCTCTTCCCGCACATCCAGTCCTGA